The Ochotona princeps isolate mOchPri1 chromosome 1, mOchPri1.hap1, whole genome shotgun sequence genome has a segment encoding these proteins:
- the LOC101534971 gene encoding SLA class II histocompatibility antigen, DQ haplotype D alpha chain produces the protein MIPNKAWILGALALIFMMILGKAEDIEADHVASYGVNVYQSYGPSGQYTHEFDGDEQFYVDLNKKETIWRLPVFSHFASFDPQGALGNIATEAHNLDIMIKRSNSTAAVNEIPEVTVFSKSPVRLGQPNTLICLVDNIFPPVINISWLINGRSVTEGVSETSFLSKSDHAFFKMGYLTFLPTADDIYDCKVEHWGLEKPLLRHWEPEIPAPMSELTETVVCALGLAVGLVGIVVGTVLIIRGLRIGGASRQQGPL, from the exons ATGATTCCCAACAAAGCGTGGATCCTAGGGGCTCTTGCCCTGATCTTCATGATGATCCTGGGCAAAGCTGAAGACATTGAAG CTGACCATGTTGCCTCCTATGGTGTAAACGTCTACCAGTCTTATGGTCCCTCTGGCCAGTACACCCACGAATTTGATGGAGACGAGCAGTTCTATGTGGACCTGAATAAGAAGGAGACTATCTGGAGGCTTCCTGTGTTTAGTCACTTCGCAAGTTTTGACCCACAGGGTGCACTGGGAAACATAGCCACAGAAGCACACAACTTGGACATCATGATTAAACGTTCCAATTCTACAGCTGCTGTCAATG AAATTCCAGAGGTAACTGTATTTTCAAAGTCCCCTGTGAGGCTGGGGCAGCCCAACACCCTCATCTGTCTTGTGGACAACATCTTTCCTCCTGTGATCAACATCTCATGGTTGATCAATGGGCGTTCAGTCACAGAAGGTGTTTCTGAGACCAGCTTCCTCTCCAAGAGTGATCATGCTTTCTTCAAAATGGGCTACCTCACCTTCCTCCCTACTGCTGATGATATTTATGACTGCAAAGTGGAGCACTGGGGTCTGGAGAAGCCACTTCTGAGACACTGGG aaCCTGAGATCCCAGCTCCAATGTCAGAGCTGACAGAGACTGTGGTCTGCGCCCTGGGGTTGGCTGTGGGCCTCGTGGGTATCGTGGTGGGCACTGTCCTCATCATCCGAGGACTGCGCATAGGTGGTGCTTCCAGGCAGCAAGGACCCTTGTGA